A region from the Rosa rugosa chromosome 6, drRosRugo1.1, whole genome shotgun sequence genome encodes:
- the LOC133715740 gene encoding cyclic nucleotide-gated ion channel 1-like isoform X1: MSKHKVPNYDESIIDLSVTQGIGYDFNCPEALSQHPIRKREPEETQASNKGKRPTVAEVLSVLNPWWNAILLTSCVIAVLFDPLFFYIPYINEKEKCMGIDKQVRTAALVFRSVTDITFLVHIIYQLREAIKFAASKVPRDTNSKNWEWESVSLAQMIKFAKEFSRKLSWRSFLTDVFAIFPMPQLLILGFFFEMGGSNYLERRKILSGFVLIQYVPRIYRIYLSYTAVTHSALWVKGAFNFFLYILASHVLGAFWYFFSIFRETSCWYRSCIDANPRSRCTFYCHDRTPIVTEGFNKTTLGDLCLLKVPYNMMEPPFDFGIFFDALKNDIQGPINFPTKIGFCFWWGLRNLSSFGTSLETSTYLWENSFAILISIIGLLLFLYLIGNVQLYMARAITRAEEVREKIQTKKNDIEKWMENNDLQDDMKEEIMKNIKKKLEEDINADLENLFSVLPWYTKKALKRVLCMSALRKVPMLIQMDEKVLKMMCDYLKPVNYPENTLVFQMGEPFDRMVFITEGLMWTYTTATESSHYGKATKPATSPSMDTNFLKKGDSYGHALLQFASSSLAALPTSNENVRCHTRVVAFVLMAKDLKNIVTKCEHLWPFDYNASKDEAADKVAPLGQLPKKCVSTSTTGNRG, encoded by the exons ATGTCTAAACATAAGGTACCCAACTACGATGAGAGCATCATCGATTTGAG CGTTACACAAGGAATAGGTTATGATTTCAACTGTCCTGAGGCTCTATCGCAACATCCAATACGGAAACGTGAACCTGAAGAAACTCAAGCAAGCAACAAAGGGAAAAGGCCAACAGTTGCGGAAGTTCTTTCAGTTTTGAACCCATGGTGGAATGCGATACTATTAACTTCATGTGTGATTGCAGTTTTATTTGATCCTTTGTTCTTTTACATTCCATACATCAATGAGAAAGAAAAGTGCATGGGAATCGATAAACAAGTGCGGACTGCAGCTCTGGTTTTCCGATCAGTCACGGACATCACTTTCCTAGTGCATATCATATACCAACTTCGTGAAGCTATCAAATTTGCAGCCTCAAAGGTTCCAAGGGatacaaattcaaaaaattgGGAATGGGAATCGGTATCCCTAGCTCAGATGATTAAGTTTGCGAAGGAATTTTCTCGCAAATTGTCATGGCGCTCTTTCCTAACTGATGTTTTCGCTATTTTCCCCATGCCACAA CTGCTAATACTAGGGTTCTTTTTCGAAATGGGAGGCAGTAACTATTTGGAGAGAAGAAAGATTCTGAGTGGTTTTGTTCTAATCCAATATGTGCCAAGAATTTATCGAATTTATCTATCGTATACTGCGGTTACACATTCCGCATTATGGGTTAAAGGTgcattcaatttttttctctacATCCTTGCCAGTCAT GTACTGGGAGCTTTTTGGtactttttttctatttttcgaGAGACATCATGTTGGTACCGAAGTTGCATTGATGCAAATCCAAGATCAAGATGCACTTTTTATTGCCATGACAGAACTCCAATTGTAACCGAAGGATTCAATAAAACTACTCTAGGAGATCTTTGCCTTTTAAAAGTTCCATATAATATGATGGAACCACCATTTGATTTTGGAATATTTTTTGATGCCCTCAAAAATGATATCCAGGGGCCAATAAATTTTCCAACAAAGATTGGTTTCTGCTTTTGGTGGGGCTTGCGAAATTTAAG TTCTTTTGGCACAAGTTTGGAAACAAGTACCTATCTGTGGGAAAACAGCTTTGCAATTCTTATTTCTATCATCGGCTTGCTATTGTTTCTATATCTCATTGGAAATGTTCAG TTATATATGGCGAGGGCAATTACAAGAGCGGAAGAGGTAAGAGAGAAAATTCAGACCAAAAAGAACGATATAGAAAAGTGGATGGAAAATAATGACCTCCAAGATGACATGAAGGAAGAGATCATGAAAAACATCAAGAAAAAATTGGAAGAGGACATAAATGCAGATCTGGAGAATCTATTCTCTGTTCTTCCCTGGTATACCAAGAAAGCTCTAAAGCGCGTTCTTTGCATGAGTGCGCTAAGAAAA GTACCAATGCTTATCCAGATGGATGAAAAAGTTTTGAAAATGATGTGCGACTATCTGAAGCCGGTGAATTACCCAGAGAATACCTTGGTTTTTCAGATGGGAGAACCATTTGATCGAATGGTCTTCATTACAGAAGGGCTTATGTGGACTTACACGACTGCTACTGAGAGTAGTCATTATGGAAAAGCAACAAAACCGGCTACTTCTCCATCCATGGATACCAACTTCCTCAAGAAGGGTGATTCTTATGGACACGCGCTTCTGCAGTTTGCATCATCATCTCTTGCGGCACTCCCTACCTCGAACGAAAATGTCCGGTGTCACACAAGGGTTGTGGCGTTTGTTCTCATGGCCAAGGACTTGAAAAACATAGTAACTAAATGCGAACATTTGTGGCCTTTCGACTACAATGCTTCTAAAGATGAGGCGGCGGATAAGGTGGCACCACTGGGGCAGTTGCCAAAGAAGTGTGTATCAACATCGACCACTGGCAACCGTGGGTGA
- the LOC133715740 gene encoding cyclic nucleotide-gated ion channel 1-like isoform X2 translates to MSKHKVPNYDESIIDLSVTQGIGYDFNCPEALSQHPIRKREPEETQASNKGKRPTVAEVLSVLNPWWNAILLTSCVIAVLFDPLFFYIPYINEKEKCMGIDKQVRTAALVFRSVTDITFLVHIIYQLREAIKFAASKVPRDTNSKNWEWESVSLAQMIKFAKEFSRKLSWRSFLTDVFAIFPMPQLLILGFFFEMGGSNYLERRKILSGFVLIQYVPRIYRIYLSYTAVTHSALWVKGAFNFFLYILASHVLGAFWYFFSIFRETSCWYRSCIDANPRSRCTFYCHDRTPIVTEGFNKTTLGDLCLLKVPYNMMEPPFDFGIFFDALKNDIQGPINFPTKIGFCFWWGLRNLSSFGTSLETSTYLWENSFAILISIIGLLLFLYLIGNVQLYMARAITRAEEVREKIQTKKNDIEKWMENNDLQDDMKEEIMKNIKKKLEEDINADLENLFSVLPWYTKKALKRVLCMSALRKMGEPFDRMVFITEGLMWTYTTATESSHYGKATKPATSPSMDTNFLKKGDSYGHALLQFASSSLAALPTSNENVRCHTRVVAFVLMAKDLKNIVTKCEHLWPFDYNASKDEAADKVAPLGQLPKKCVSTSTTGNRG, encoded by the exons ATGTCTAAACATAAGGTACCCAACTACGATGAGAGCATCATCGATTTGAG CGTTACACAAGGAATAGGTTATGATTTCAACTGTCCTGAGGCTCTATCGCAACATCCAATACGGAAACGTGAACCTGAAGAAACTCAAGCAAGCAACAAAGGGAAAAGGCCAACAGTTGCGGAAGTTCTTTCAGTTTTGAACCCATGGTGGAATGCGATACTATTAACTTCATGTGTGATTGCAGTTTTATTTGATCCTTTGTTCTTTTACATTCCATACATCAATGAGAAAGAAAAGTGCATGGGAATCGATAAACAAGTGCGGACTGCAGCTCTGGTTTTCCGATCAGTCACGGACATCACTTTCCTAGTGCATATCATATACCAACTTCGTGAAGCTATCAAATTTGCAGCCTCAAAGGTTCCAAGGGatacaaattcaaaaaattgGGAATGGGAATCGGTATCCCTAGCTCAGATGATTAAGTTTGCGAAGGAATTTTCTCGCAAATTGTCATGGCGCTCTTTCCTAACTGATGTTTTCGCTATTTTCCCCATGCCACAA CTGCTAATACTAGGGTTCTTTTTCGAAATGGGAGGCAGTAACTATTTGGAGAGAAGAAAGATTCTGAGTGGTTTTGTTCTAATCCAATATGTGCCAAGAATTTATCGAATTTATCTATCGTATACTGCGGTTACACATTCCGCATTATGGGTTAAAGGTgcattcaatttttttctctacATCCTTGCCAGTCAT GTACTGGGAGCTTTTTGGtactttttttctatttttcgaGAGACATCATGTTGGTACCGAAGTTGCATTGATGCAAATCCAAGATCAAGATGCACTTTTTATTGCCATGACAGAACTCCAATTGTAACCGAAGGATTCAATAAAACTACTCTAGGAGATCTTTGCCTTTTAAAAGTTCCATATAATATGATGGAACCACCATTTGATTTTGGAATATTTTTTGATGCCCTCAAAAATGATATCCAGGGGCCAATAAATTTTCCAACAAAGATTGGTTTCTGCTTTTGGTGGGGCTTGCGAAATTTAAG TTCTTTTGGCACAAGTTTGGAAACAAGTACCTATCTGTGGGAAAACAGCTTTGCAATTCTTATTTCTATCATCGGCTTGCTATTGTTTCTATATCTCATTGGAAATGTTCAG TTATATATGGCGAGGGCAATTACAAGAGCGGAAGAGGTAAGAGAGAAAATTCAGACCAAAAAGAACGATATAGAAAAGTGGATGGAAAATAATGACCTCCAAGATGACATGAAGGAAGAGATCATGAAAAACATCAAGAAAAAATTGGAAGAGGACATAAATGCAGATCTGGAGAATCTATTCTCTGTTCTTCCCTGGTATACCAAGAAAGCTCTAAAGCGCGTTCTTTGCATGAGTGCGCTAAGAAAA ATGGGAGAACCATTTGATCGAATGGTCTTCATTACAGAAGGGCTTATGTGGACTTACACGACTGCTACTGAGAGTAGTCATTATGGAAAAGCAACAAAACCGGCTACTTCTCCATCCATGGATACCAACTTCCTCAAGAAGGGTGATTCTTATGGACACGCGCTTCTGCAGTTTGCATCATCATCTCTTGCGGCACTCCCTACCTCGAACGAAAATGTCCGGTGTCACACAAGGGTTGTGGCGTTTGTTCTCATGGCCAAGGACTTGAAAAACATAGTAACTAAATGCGAACATTTGTGGCCTTTCGACTACAATGCTTCTAAAGATGAGGCGGCGGATAAGGTGGCACCACTGGGGCAGTTGCCAAAGAAGTGTGTATCAACATCGACCACTGGCAACCGTGGGTGA